One segment of Funiculus sociatus GB2-C1 DNA contains the following:
- a CDS encoding type II toxin-antitoxin system VapC family toxin — MNGRFLLDTNIVIALFAQDTLVQQHIAEAEAVFVASIVLGELYYGARKSARVAPNLARIDEFATSSAVLVCDTATGQQYGQIKNILRQKGRPIPENDIWIAAIAQEYQLTLVSRDEHFREVDGLSVIRW; from the coding sequence ATGAATGGTAGGTTCCTGCTAGATACTAATATTGTCATTGCTCTCTTTGCACAAGACACTTTAGTTCAGCAGCACATAGCTGAGGCTGAGGCTGTATTTGTCGCAAGTATTGTGTTAGGGGAACTTTATTATGGCGCTCGAAAGTCGGCCCGTGTAGCACCTAACTTGGCACGAATAGATGAATTTGCAACTAGCAGTGCTGTACTGGTGTGTGACACAGCAACAGGACAACAGTATGGGCAAATAAAAAATATTTTAAGACAGAAAGGACGACCTATTCCTGAAAATGATATTTGGATTGCTGCTATTGCCCAGGAATACCAATTAACGTTGGTATCGCGTGATGAGCATTTCAGAGAAGTTGATGGGTTGTCAGTAATAAGGTGGTGA
- a CDS encoding zinc-dependent alcohol dehydrogenase: MLAAVLYGQEDLRLERVADPTPAAGEVVIQVAAATTCGTDLKVWRRGGHAKMLKPPTLFGHEAAGRIVAVGEGISAWQVGVRVVANNSAPCTNCFFCQRQEYSLCPNLTWNNGTFAEYLKIPAQIVQHNLLPIPANLPDALAAMTEPLACVLHGVARSNVKPGDRVVVLGDGAIGLMFVAKLASDSSAEVILFGGNDQRLQIGKKLGATQTFNYHKQADIASVVKELTDGMGADVVIEATGVPSVWESAIASARPGATVNLFGGCPRDTTITVNTEQLHYSELTLKGVFHNTPKYVRDALSLLASRTIPFELLISEHQPLKNLEQVFQDMKNRKVIKVAIDPSVAS, from the coding sequence ATGCTAGCGGCTGTACTTTACGGACAAGAGGATTTACGCCTGGAACGGGTAGCTGACCCTACGCCAGCTGCTGGTGAGGTGGTGATTCAAGTAGCAGCGGCAACAACTTGTGGGACAGACTTGAAGGTTTGGCGGCGGGGAGGTCATGCGAAAATGCTGAAACCTCCCACTTTGTTTGGTCACGAGGCTGCTGGGCGGATTGTGGCAGTGGGTGAAGGTATTAGCGCTTGGCAGGTAGGAGTTCGCGTAGTTGCTAATAACTCGGCTCCCTGCACAAATTGTTTTTTTTGTCAACGTCAAGAATATTCTCTCTGCCCTAATTTAACTTGGAATAACGGCACCTTTGCAGAATATCTAAAAATTCCCGCCCAGATTGTGCAGCATAACCTATTGCCGATTCCCGCAAACTTGCCAGATGCGCTGGCGGCGATGACTGAACCTCTAGCTTGCGTGCTGCACGGGGTAGCGCGTTCTAATGTGAAACCTGGAGATAGGGTAGTAGTGTTGGGCGATGGGGCAATTGGGCTGATGTTTGTAGCCAAATTAGCATCTGACTCTTCAGCGGAAGTCATACTATTTGGCGGCAATGACCAGCGGTTGCAGATTGGGAAAAAATTGGGGGCAACTCAAACGTTTAACTACCACAAGCAGGCAGATATAGCAAGTGTGGTAAAAGAGCTAACGGATGGCATGGGTGCGGATGTGGTCATTGAGGCGACGGGTGTGCCGAGTGTTTGGGAGAGCGCGATCGCATCTGCTCGTCCCGGTGCTACCGTAAACTTATTCGGCGGTTGTCCGCGAGATACCACCATCACTGTAAATACAGAGCAGCTACACTACAGCGAACTCACTTTAAAAGGCGTTTTTCACAACACGCCAAAGTATGTCCGAGATGCTTTATCCTTGTTGGCGAGTCGGACAATTCCCTTTGAGTTGCTAATCAGCGAACATCAGCCTTTAAAGAATTTAGAGCAAGTATTCCAAGATATGAAGAATCGTAAGGTGATTAAGGTCGCCATCGACCCCAGCGTGGCATCTTAG
- a CDS encoding PAS domain-containing sensor histidine kinase, with amino-acid sequence MRTSDEIKAEIEGKFGFFPPFFEPALDTPQILENLWQQTLSAYVNNPLPSLFKEKLFAYLSRYCSVPYCIVCHSCALRPLGMTAKELLKLLETPPPTGNRESEIEKTEESTALLQSEQSLYDYAILIFLKPESAAAYRKQLRQLLGLTNYAHLVAFLGYIKMCHQWVESYPELSYKADLRAESHLTALLEEEPDLADFFADYNEKIQQEKHRRENLLAAQILELQQVQEALFESEQRFRATFEQAAVGISHVGIDGRWLRVNQKLCEIVGYTREELLKLTFQDITHPEDLEADLVLANQLLAGEIKTYSMEKRYLRKDGSIVWINLTGSIVRELGAGELGTGDKGLGTRDWGQGTGDKGLGKSPSNHQSPIPNSQSPIPNSQSPIPNSQSPIPNSQSPIPNPQSPIPNFPTPKYFIGVIEDISDRVQAEQELRESKGELQAIYDGMVDGLLITERETTKFLRANAAICNMLGYSESELLSMSVKDIHPPDQLDCIWEKFQEKEKETIRHCKNIPCLRKDGSMFFADIGSKVIIYNQIPCNIAFFRDITDRKAAEEQLTQRAEELAIANTHLEQFAYIASHDLQEPLRMVASYTQLLARRYKGKLDDDADDFISYAVEGANRMQQLIKDLLAFYQVGHRAETFEAVNCEKVLLLAIANLTAAIAESGAVVTHNPLPVLLGNATGLTQLLQNLISNAIKFSQQSPRIHIEARLGDKEWVFSVRDNGIGIDPQYAARIFVIFGRLHTKSDYPGNGIGLAICQKIVNRHQGKIWVESELGKGSTFYFTLPIIN; translated from the coding sequence GTGCGAACAAGCGACGAAATCAAAGCAGAAATAGAAGGAAAATTCGGTTTTTTCCCCCCGTTTTTTGAACCTGCACTCGATACACCGCAGATTCTGGAAAATCTTTGGCAACAGACTCTATCGGCTTATGTCAATAATCCGCTGCCATCTTTATTCAAGGAAAAGCTTTTTGCTTACTTGTCGCGCTATTGCTCAGTTCCCTACTGCATCGTTTGCCATAGTTGTGCCTTGCGACCTTTAGGAATGACAGCCAAGGAATTGCTAAAACTACTGGAAACGCCACCACCTACGGGAAATCGGGAATCAGAAATCGAGAAGACAGAAGAATCTACCGCACTCCTCCAATCTGAGCAAAGCCTTTACGACTATGCGATTTTAATTTTCCTGAAGCCTGAGAGTGCAGCAGCTTATCGGAAGCAGTTGCGTCAGTTGCTAGGATTAACTAATTACGCTCACTTGGTGGCGTTTCTGGGTTACATCAAAATGTGCCACCAGTGGGTAGAAAGTTATCCAGAGCTGTCATATAAAGCTGACCTACGCGCTGAGTCTCATCTAACCGCCTTGTTGGAAGAGGAACCTGACTTGGCGGATTTCTTTGCTGACTACAACGAAAAAATTCAGCAGGAAAAACACAGACGAGAAAATTTACTAGCAGCTCAAATTTTAGAGTTGCAACAGGTGCAGGAGGCACTTTTCGAGAGCGAACAGCGCTTTCGGGCTACCTTTGAGCAAGCTGCTGTTGGCATTTCCCATGTGGGGATAGATGGTCGCTGGCTACGAGTTAACCAAAAGCTTTGCGAAATTGTGGGTTATACCCGCGAGGAACTGCTAAAGCTAACTTTTCAGGATATTACTCACCCGGAGGACTTGGAAGCAGACTTGGTATTAGCTAATCAATTGCTGGCTGGTGAAATAAAAACTTACTCAATGGAGAAGCGTTATCTTCGTAAAGATGGCTCAATCGTCTGGATTAATTTAACTGGGTCAATAGTAAGGGAACTGGGGGCTGGGGAACTGGGGACTGGGGACAAGGGACTGGGGACAAGGGACTGGGGACAAGGGACTGGGGACAAGGGACTGGGTAAGAGTCCTTCCAATCACCAATCACCAATCCCCAATTCCCAATCCCCAATCCCCAATTCCCAATCCCCAATCCCCAATTCCCAATCCCCAATCCCCAATTCCCAATCCCCAATTCCCAATCCCCAATCCCCAATTCCCAATTTCCCAACACCAAAATATTTCATTGGTGTGATTGAAGACATCAGCGATCGCGTCCAAGCCGAGCAGGAGCTGCGAGAATCGAAAGGAGAACTCCAGGCAATTTATGATGGCATGGTGGATGGACTGCTAATTACCGAGCGAGAGACAACAAAGTTTCTTCGTGCCAATGCCGCAATCTGTAATATGTTGGGATATTCAGAAAGCGAATTATTATCAATGTCTGTAAAGGATATTCATCCACCAGATCAGTTAGATTGTATCTGGGAAAAGTTTCAGGAAAAAGAAAAAGAAACGATTAGACATTGCAAAAATATTCCTTGCTTACGAAAAGACGGTAGTATGTTTTTTGCAGATATTGGCTCTAAAGTCATTATTTATAATCAGATTCCCTGCAATATCGCATTTTTTAGAGATATTACTGACCGCAAAGCCGCTGAAGAACAGTTAACGCAACGAGCCGAAGAGTTAGCGATCGCTAATACCCACTTGGAACAGTTTGCTTATATTGCTTCTCACGATTTGCAGGAACCTTTGCGAATGGTTGCCAGCTACACGCAGCTTTTGGCAAGACGCTATAAGGGCAAGCTGGATGATGATGCTGATGATTTCATTAGTTATGCGGTTGAAGGTGCTAACCGGATGCAACAGCTGATTAAAGACTTGCTGGCGTTTTACCAGGTGGGGCATCGGGCCGAAACATTTGAGGCGGTGAACTGCGAGAAAGTTTTGCTGTTAGCGATCGCAAATCTAACTGCTGCGATCGCCGAAAGTGGTGCAGTCGTGACTCACAATCCCCTGCCAGTGCTGCTAGGTAACGCTACTGGGCTGACGCAACTGTTGCAAAATTTAATTAGCAATGCTATCAAGTTCTCCCAGCAAAGCCCTCGGATTCATATCGAAGCTCGTTTGGGTGACAAGGAATGGGTGTTTTCTGTTAGGGATAATGGTATTGGCATCGATCCGCAGTACGCCGCGCGCATCTTTGTTATCTTTGGGCGCTTGCACACAAAATCTGACTATCCGGGAAATGGCATAGGACTGGCAATTTGCCAGAAAATTGTCAACAGGCATCAAGGTAAAATTTGGGTAGAGTCTGAGTTAGGCAAAGGTTCTACTTTCTATTTCACTCTTCCTATAATAAATTAG
- a CDS encoding response regulator — translation MQIKEPITVLLVEDNVGDARLVREMLREMNATQIKLLHVVNLEECQVCLAKQRNRSDQEKTTPCVGVILLDLSLPDGNGLETVMRVRSAAPDIPIVVMSGLTDEAIALKALQEGAQDYLVKGYTDGHGLIRAVSYAIERQRMQLRLQQTQQALQQQLEREALINRITTALNSNLDPQFVVQEIVRQTLEPMGGDFCMVARDLPESKQFLIEAEYWSDLSEGDQRRNFLAWQGKTLLFEGWQTVRDELLQNRPVTIQNEKIKIKNAEILNGESSVLNIPAVLMAPIFVRNQYYGNLVVGYIQGENSFSNSQIQLLQQLAQQTAIALYNARELEQLEHLVEERTQQLGREKALVEAILNSIQEGIVVSKPDGQVVMLNPAGLQIYGFVGEVEKPKPKTELAPHLAEYLAKLQIRNPDGSCPTLEELPISRTIRGEIFTNHELIVDCPNGEQKWVSLSGSAVVDEAGEVLLAVNTTRDITKGKQAEKALRESETKFRTLYESTSAAVMLLDEKGFFDCNSATLELLGCSDSEEFCGKHPSEFSPPTQPNGNDSFSLACDRIATALREGNCRFDWIHRRKDGTDFPTEVMLSAIELGNRKVIQAVVYDISDRIQTEIELRQAYDAAEAGSRAKSEFLATISHELRTPLNSILGLSNLLLQEIFGTLNQKQKEYAACIHTSGEHLLALINDILDLSKVEAGKEQLTLTPVNVENLCEYALTIMREQALERGLQLTCEIEPNVNICLADERRLKQMLLNLLSNAIKFTPAGSVNLIVQKQPEGIAFTVADTGIGIAPEKLPLLFQPFRQLDSGLNRQFTGTGLGLSLTRGLARLHGGDVRVSSTLGKGSTFTIDIPDLSSGSSSVINYQSSIINQESSSNGQKLKSNEQGKILIVEDDKNSGMLLNDYLKSIGYTVEILIDGANFISRVQTFKPHLILLDFNLPNGITGLDLLTQLRQEPDIAELPVVIVTAMAMADDKERCLNAGADDYLSKPVGVQQLELVLMRYF, via the coding sequence ATGCAGATCAAAGAACCCATCACCGTTTTGTTGGTGGAGGATAACGTTGGCGATGCCCGTTTGGTTCGGGAAATGTTGCGGGAAATGAATGCTACGCAGATAAAGCTGCTCCATGTAGTCAACCTGGAAGAGTGCCAGGTTTGCCTCGCCAAGCAGCGTAACCGTTCTGACCAAGAGAAGACAACGCCTTGTGTAGGGGTAATTTTGTTGGATTTGTCGTTACCGGATGGCAACGGGTTAGAAACGGTGATGCGAGTCCGCAGCGCGGCACCAGACATCCCGATTGTAGTCATGTCAGGACTAACTGATGAAGCGATCGCCCTCAAAGCTTTGCAAGAAGGAGCGCAAGATTATCTCGTAAAAGGTTATACAGACGGTCATGGGTTGATCCGTGCCGTAAGCTATGCCATTGAAAGACAGCGGATGCAACTACGACTCCAACAAACTCAGCAAGCGTTGCAACAGCAGCTGGAACGGGAAGCCTTAATAAACCGCATTACCACCGCCCTGAATTCCAATCTCGATCCTCAATTTGTCGTGCAGGAAATTGTCCGGCAAACTCTCGAACCGATGGGCGGCGATTTCTGCATGGTAGCCCGCGACTTGCCTGAATCAAAACAATTTTTAATTGAAGCCGAATATTGGTCTGATTTGTCAGAGGGCGACCAAAGGCGAAATTTCCTAGCTTGGCAGGGAAAAACGCTGCTCTTTGAAGGTTGGCAAACGGTGAGAGACGAGTTACTACAAAATCGTCCTGTGACAATTCAAAATGAAAAAATAAAAATAAAAAATGCGGAAATTTTGAATGGTGAATCTTCAGTTTTGAATATTCCAGCTGTCCTGATGGCTCCTATTTTTGTTAGGAACCAATACTACGGCAATCTAGTTGTCGGGTATATTCAGGGGGAAAATTCATTTAGTAACTCACAAATCCAGCTGCTGCAACAACTGGCACAGCAGACAGCGATCGCTCTTTACAATGCGCGAGAGCTAGAACAGTTAGAACACCTGGTGGAGGAGCGCACCCAGCAGCTAGGACGGGAAAAAGCCCTGGTAGAGGCAATCCTCAATTCAATTCAAGAGGGGATTGTTGTCAGTAAACCTGATGGTCAGGTGGTGATGTTGAATCCGGCAGGGTTACAAATATATGGTTTTGTAGGAGAAGTTGAAAAACCTAAACCTAAGACCGAATTAGCGCCTCACCTGGCTGAATATTTAGCTAAATTACAAATTCGCAATCCCGATGGTTCCTGCCCAACTCTTGAGGAACTACCTATCAGTAGAACAATTCGAGGAGAAATTTTTACCAATCACGAGCTAATTGTAGATTGTCCGAATGGGGAACAGAAGTGGGTGAGTCTTTCTGGATCGGCTGTCGTTGATGAAGCTGGGGAAGTTTTGCTGGCGGTGAATACAACGCGAGACATCACCAAAGGCAAACAGGCGGAGAAAGCACTGCGAGAATCAGAAACCAAATTTCGCACACTTTATGAATCAACCAGCGCCGCAGTCATGCTGCTGGATGAAAAAGGATTTTTCGATTGCAACAGCGCGACGCTAGAGTTATTAGGTTGCTCTGACTCAGAGGAGTTTTGCGGCAAACATCCCAGCGAATTTTCGCCACCGACTCAACCTAATGGTAACGACTCTTTTAGCCTTGCTTGTGATCGCATAGCCACTGCTTTAAGAGAAGGCAACTGTCGTTTTGATTGGATTCATCGGCGTAAAGATGGCACAGATTTCCCTACAGAAGTAATGCTAAGTGCAATCGAGTTGGGAAACCGGAAAGTGATACAAGCGGTAGTGTATGACATAAGCGATCGCATCCAGACAGAAATCGAATTGCGTCAAGCGTATGATGCAGCTGAAGCTGGAAGCCGCGCAAAAAGTGAATTTTTGGCAACGATCAGCCACGAACTGCGGACACCCCTCAACTCCATCTTGGGACTGTCTAACCTCCTGCTACAAGAAATATTTGGCACTCTCAATCAAAAACAAAAAGAATACGCTGCCTGCATTCATACCAGCGGCGAACATCTCTTGGCGCTGATTAACGATATCCTTGACCTTTCTAAAGTCGAAGCGGGCAAAGAACAACTCACTTTAACCCCTGTGAACGTCGAGAATTTGTGCGAATACGCACTAACAATTATGCGAGAGCAAGCCTTAGAAAGAGGACTGCAACTCACCTGCGAAATTGAGCCAAATGTTAATATCTGCCTAGCCGATGAGCGGCGTTTGAAGCAGATGTTGCTGAATTTGCTGTCTAATGCGATTAAGTTCACACCAGCAGGATCAGTAAACTTAATTGTACAAAAGCAGCCTGAAGGCATTGCATTTACCGTAGCAGATACGGGCATCGGCATTGCCCCAGAAAAGCTGCCGTTACTGTTTCAGCCATTTCGTCAATTGGACAGCGGACTAAACCGACAGTTTACAGGCACGGGTTTGGGGTTGTCTCTGACTCGCGGTTTAGCCCGACTTCATGGCGGAGATGTGAGAGTTTCTTCAACCCTAGGAAAAGGCAGTACATTTACCATTGATATACCGGATTTGAGCAGTGGTTCTTCATCTGTCATAAATTATCAATCATCAATCATCAATCAAGAATCATCAAGTAATGGACAAAAGCTTAAAAGTAATGAGCAAGGAAAAATTTTGATTGTAGAAGATGATAAAAACAGCGGGATGCTGTTGAATGATTATCTAAAATCTATTGGTTATACAGTAGAAATTTTAATAGATGGTGCAAATTTTATAAGCAGGGTGCAAACATTCAAGCCTCATCTAATTTTGTTGGATTTCAATTTACCAAATGGTATTACTGGATTGGATCTGCTGACACAATTGCGGCAGGAACCGGATATAGCAGAACTGCCTGTGGTGATAGTGACAGCGATGGCGATGGCAGATGATAAAGAGCGTTGTCTAAATGCTGGTGCCGACGATTATCTCAGCAAGCCAGTTGGTGTTCAACAACTGGAGTTAGTTTTAATGCGTTATTTCTAA
- a CDS encoding phospholipid carrier-dependent glycosyltransferase has translation MADKDKRNPFYKGLQESPLLLLGIIWLVGAVCDRIWFALDRSVPSWDQADYLTGSLNYWKALQHPQWFSGEWWESFWQLSSKVPPLTYIATAIVQNLFGTGPDSATLVNLLFSAILLASVYGLGVQLFSVEVGLWAAGLCQLLPGLYRYRLDFLLDFPLTAVVALSFYCLTVWRCIGTAEAQRTQRREWFWAAVFGLSLGLALMVKQTALFFLLTPLLWVGVGVIRHRAWGRLAQLVFSLLLSVLVFAPWYRANWLLMLTSGKRATVDSAIAEGDPALNTLEAWTYYWKILPYHVSWPLLLVPIVGLLIYWGRAALSNQKAQLGNENKSKIGWLVVFWVGAYLLCSLNINKDSRYVLPYLPVVALFLAYGLTRWVGRWNYIRWVTISLAVLLMFVNWFPLEGTIGKNFTQALSPYAQHPVFLEKELPHPQVIKEIIQTEPYLRSTLGVLPSTANINQHNFNYYGALQNFQVYGRQVGTRKKQVAQDARSLSWFLTKTGKQGSVPDAQATIVQTVEQGSDFQLHKTWNLSENSSLKLYHQKSPPVQVQPLSEPQNKVKLVNVKVPEIAPPGVPVPVTYEWTGSWEQLQSGIVLLTWRSEENRENPKSQWLHDRAIGMGNLYPEILPDKLLAKGFRVVEQTAMLPKADTSAGIYTLEAAYLNRKTGETYPIQVPPVTLKIDAAAAATPAPELDLGTQLRTLAATLPQGTAALEQIFAETGRINQYDPIQDYLVQAQLALEYRLQREPNRDLAYALALSRVLKRQAKDAIASLERVVRLDSENPYAYAYLAFVHLYEWHPKKAQNVLKPAVALNPNLLEIKALNGVAALMQGNFLKAWYIVQEIRK, from the coding sequence GTGGCTGATAAAGATAAACGCAATCCGTTTTACAAGGGACTACAAGAGTCGCCCCTACTGCTTTTGGGGATAATTTGGCTGGTTGGGGCGGTATGCGATCGCATTTGGTTTGCCCTTGACCGTTCGGTGCCATCCTGGGATCAGGCAGATTACTTGACAGGCTCTTTAAATTATTGGAAAGCTCTACAACATCCCCAGTGGTTTTCTGGGGAATGGTGGGAGAGTTTTTGGCAACTTTCCTCAAAAGTGCCGCCTTTAACCTATATTGCTACGGCTATAGTTCAGAATCTCTTTGGGACGGGGCCAGATAGTGCCACGTTGGTGAATCTGCTATTTAGTGCGATTCTGCTGGCTTCTGTATATGGTTTGGGTGTGCAGCTGTTTAGCGTTGAAGTTGGTTTATGGGCGGCTGGGTTGTGCCAGTTGTTACCGGGCCTTTATCGGTATCGTCTGGATTTTCTGCTGGATTTTCCGTTGACGGCTGTTGTGGCGTTGAGTTTTTACTGTCTGACGGTGTGGCGGTGTATTGGAACCGCAGAGGCGCAGAGGACGCAGAGAAGAGAGTGGTTTTGGGCGGCGGTCTTTGGGCTTTCTTTGGGGCTGGCGTTGATGGTGAAGCAGACGGCGCTGTTTTTTCTGTTGACTCCGCTGCTGTGGGTGGGCGTTGGTGTAATTCGGCACCGAGCATGGGGACGATTAGCTCAACTGGTTTTCTCGTTGTTGCTGTCGGTGTTGGTGTTTGCTCCCTGGTATCGCGCTAATTGGTTGCTGATGCTGACATCGGGGAAGCGGGCGACGGTGGATTCAGCGATCGCAGAAGGAGATCCGGCGCTGAATACGCTAGAAGCTTGGACTTATTATTGGAAAATTCTGCCTTATCATGTTTCCTGGCCTTTGTTGCTCGTCCCGATTGTAGGATTGTTGATTTATTGGGGCCGCGCAGCACTTAGCAATCAGAAGGCTCAGCTTGGTAACGAGAATAAATCCAAAATCGGTTGGCTGGTAGTTTTTTGGGTGGGAGCTTATTTGCTATGTTCGCTAAACATTAATAAAGATTCTCGCTATGTGTTGCCTTATTTGCCAGTAGTTGCGCTATTTCTGGCTTATGGTTTGACCCGATGGGTTGGTCGTTGGAATTACATCCGTTGGGTAACGATTAGTCTGGCAGTGCTGCTGATGTTTGTTAACTGGTTTCCCCTGGAAGGTACGATAGGAAAAAATTTCACGCAAGCCCTCAGCCCTTATGCTCAGCATCCAGTTTTTTTAGAAAAAGAATTACCTCACCCACAGGTAATTAAAGAAATTATTCAAACCGAGCCTTATTTGCGTTCGACGTTGGGAGTATTGCCATCGACTGCCAATATTAATCAGCACAATTTTAATTATTACGGTGCGCTGCAAAATTTTCAGGTTTACGGGCGACAGGTGGGGACGAGAAAGAAGCAAGTGGCTCAAGATGCGCGATCGCTTTCCTGGTTCCTAACTAAAACGGGCAAGCAAGGATCTGTTCCCGATGCTCAAGCTACCATTGTCCAAACTGTCGAGCAAGGTTCAGATTTTCAGCTGCATAAAACTTGGAATTTATCCGAAAACAGTAGTCTGAAACTTTATCATCAAAAATCGCCACCCGTACAGGTACAACCGCTATCGGAACCACAAAATAAAGTCAAGTTAGTAAATGTAAAAGTGCCAGAAATTGCCCCTCCTGGGGTGCCTGTCCCTGTAACCTACGAGTGGACTGGTTCCTGGGAACAGTTGCAATCTGGTATCGTTTTGCTAACTTGGCGAAGCGAAGAGAATAGGGAAAATCCAAAATCTCAATGGTTACACGATCGCGCTATCGGGATGGGAAATTTATATCCAGAAATTCTGCCGGATAAATTATTAGCTAAAGGTTTTCGAGTAGTGGAACAGACTGCAATGCTGCCAAAAGCTGATACATCGGCTGGGATTTACACCCTGGAGGCGGCATACCTGAACCGAAAAACTGGTGAAACTTACCCCATACAAGTGCCGCCAGTTACTCTCAAGATTGACGCTGCGGCTGCTGCTACACCTGCGCCTGAGTTGGATTTGGGGACTCAGTTGCGGACTTTAGCGGCTACTTTACCCCAAGGGACAGCCGCCCTAGAGCAGATTTTTGCGGAAACTGGGCGGATTAATCAGTATGACCCGATTCAAGACTATCTGGTGCAAGCGCAGTTGGCTTTGGAGTATCGGCTGCAACGGGAACCAAACCGAGATTTGGCATATGCGCTGGCTTTGTCAAGGGTTTTGAAGCGACAAGCTAAAGACGCGATCGCATCCCTTGAACGAGTGGTGCGGTTAGACTCTGAAAATCCCTACGCTTATGCTTATCTTGCCTTTGTCCATCTGTACGAATGGCATCCCAAAAAGGCTCAAAACGTGCTGAAGCCAGCTGTGGCACTCAACCCTAACCTACTCGAAATTAAAGCCTTAAACGGCGTTGCAGCGCTCATGCAGGGCAATTTTTTAAAAGCTTGGTACATTGTTCAGGAAATTAGAAAGTAA
- a CDS encoding glycosyltransferase family 39 protein, with protein MVYQPGINETSVKQVAGKSHEKDRLRHWALPPKGLRFLIIILLILGVFFRFSNLDKKVYWRDEAMTSLQISGYTKEEVVREAFTGNVIGIEDLQKYVQINPEKGLGDSIQSLIKEDPQHPPLYVILGRFWVHLFGNSVAATRSLSAVMSLLVLPCIYWLCLELFDSSLVGWIAVALIAVSPFHVLYAQEAREYSMWTMTILLSSAALLRAMRLKTKSSWGIYAATLILGFYTYLLSILIAIGHGIYVIAVERFRLNKTAIAYLVSSLVASISFIPWLVQIHEVDAASWTAKEMPFLSLVRAWVGGFKSVFLDLHFNIAEFESYLGRPLSIALLSLAIYSLYFVCRQTQIRVWLFIFTLIGVTGLTLILPDLIFGGQRSAIARYLTPCYLGIQLAVAYLLATKIFSGSQQQLWKGITTGLFLAGVVSCASMPITETSWHKATNSPQLAPIINKANKPLLISTNRSYNISEILSYSYLLEPKVKLQLVTEPNLPKMADGFSDVFLLDPSKEWRSKLEKEQNYKINLLEEGQYSLWKLEK; from the coding sequence ATGGTTTATCAACCAGGTATCAACGAAACAAGCGTTAAGCAGGTTGCAGGAAAATCTCATGAAAAAGATAGATTGAGGCATTGGGCGCTACCACCGAAAGGATTAAGGTTTTTAATTATTATCTTATTAATTTTAGGCGTATTCTTTCGCTTCTCTAATCTTGATAAAAAAGTTTACTGGCGAGATGAAGCCATGACTTCACTACAAATTTCTGGTTACACCAAGGAAGAAGTAGTTCGGGAAGCCTTCACTGGTAATGTAATTGGTATTGAAGATTTACAAAAGTATGTACAGATTAATCCTGAAAAAGGTTTAGGAGATAGCATTCAATCTTTGATAAAAGAAGACCCCCAACATCCGCCACTCTATGTAATACTGGGAAGATTTTGGGTACATTTATTTGGTAATTCAGTAGCGGCGACCCGGAGTTTATCTGCGGTGATGAGTTTGTTGGTGTTGCCTTGTATTTATTGGCTATGCTTAGAACTATTTGATTCGTCGCTGGTAGGATGGATTGCTGTGGCGCTGATAGCAGTTTCACCATTTCACGTACTCTATGCACAGGAAGCGCGAGAATACAGTATGTGGACGATGACAATTTTATTATCCAGTGCGGCACTGCTGCGAGCAATGCGGTTAAAAACAAAATCTAGTTGGGGGATTTATGCAGCAACTTTGATATTAGGATTTTATACGTATTTGCTTTCTATTTTAATTGCGATTGGACATGGGATATATGTAATTGCGGTTGAACGTTTTCGCTTGAATAAAACCGCGATCGCATATCTAGTTTCATCTCTTGTAGCTTCGATAAGTTTTATCCCTTGGCTAGTTCAAATCCACGAAGTTGATGCCGCCAGTTGGACAGCTAAAGAAATGCCCTTTCTATCTTTAGTTAGAGCGTGGGTTGGGGGTTTCAAGAGCGTGTTCTTGGATTTGCATTTTAATATTGCTGAATTTGAAAGTTATTTGGGAAGGCCACTTAGTATTGCTTTATTAAGTTTGGCAATATATTCCTTATATTTTGTATGTCGTCAAACTCAAATCCGAGTTTGGTTATTTATTTTCACGCTGATAGGCGTTACAGGTTTAACTTTAATTCTACCAGATTTAATTTTTGGGGGACAGCGTTCGGCTATTGCTCGATATCTAACCCCTTGCTATTTAGGCATTCAACTAGCTGTTGCTTATCTGCTTGCTACCAAGATATTTTCGGGTTCGCAGCAACAGTTATGGAAGGGGATAACAACTGGGTTGTTTTTAGCTGGAGTCGTGTCGTGTGCATCTATGCCAATAACTGAAACTTCGTGGCATAAGGCAACTAACAGTCCCCAGCTAGCTCCGATAATTAACAAAGCTAATAAACCGCTTTTGATTAGCACCAATCGTTCCTATAATATAAGTGAAATACTATCGTATAGCTATCTACTAGAACCAAAAGTAAAACTTCAATTAGTAACTGAACCCAATCTACCTAAGATGGCCGATGGTTTTAGCGATGTGTTCCTCCTTGATCCTTCTAAAGAATGGCGAAGCAAACTTGAGAAAGAGCAAAATTATAAAATAAATTTGCTAGAAGAAGGTCAATATTCGCTTTGGAAGCTTGAAAAATAG